One part of the Georgfuchsia toluolica genome encodes these proteins:
- a CDS encoding VIT1/CCC1 transporter family protein: MRHSERHRTHRTGWLRAAVLGANDGIVSTASLVLGVAAADAGAQGILVAGVAGLVAGAMSMAAGEYVSVSSQADTERADLERESKELVANPKQEHAELMSIYVKRGLDETLASTVASQLMQHDALGAHARDELGISDTLAARPVQAALASAATFAVGAALPLLMVLLFPVAALMWGVAGSSLLFLALLGFLAARAGGAPVIASVARVTFWGTLAMALTAGVGALFGVAA; this comes from the coding sequence ATGAGACACAGTGAAAGACACAGAACGCACCGAACCGGCTGGCTCCGTGCCGCGGTTCTCGGCGCGAACGACGGTATCGTTTCCACTGCCAGCCTTGTCCTGGGCGTCGCGGCAGCAGACGCAGGCGCTCAGGGCATCCTGGTTGCAGGAGTTGCCGGCCTTGTCGCCGGCGCCATGTCAATGGCTGCCGGCGAATATGTCTCAGTCAGTTCGCAAGCCGATACCGAACGCGCCGATCTGGAGCGCGAGAGCAAAGAGTTGGTTGCGAACCCCAAGCAGGAACACGCAGAACTGATGTCCATTTACGTTAAGCGCGGACTCGATGAGACACTGGCCTCAACCGTTGCCAGCCAACTCATGCAGCATGACGCACTGGGCGCACATGCACGAGACGAACTGGGCATATCCGACACCTTGGCCGCGCGGCCGGTGCAGGCTGCTCTGGCCTCGGCGGCTACGTTCGCGGTGGGGGCTGCCCTGCCGCTACTGATGGTTCTCTTGTTCCCGGTTGCCGCACTTATGTGGGGCGTCGCCGGCAGTTCGCTCCTCTTTCTAGCGTTATTGGGCTTCCTGGCTGCACGTGCAGGGGGCGCACCCGTGATTGCGTCTGTCGCGCGTGTTACTTTTTGGGGGACGTTGGCAATGGCATTGACCGCTGGAGTCGGTGC